The following nucleotide sequence is from Cricetulus griseus strain 17A/GY chromosome 9, alternate assembly CriGri-PICRH-1.0, whole genome shotgun sequence.
CAAAGAAAAGGGGATCCTCGCTTGAAACCTTGTGTCAGAACACAGGAGTCCTTCCTGGGGCAGTGAAGGTGTGAGCGCCCTGGAGACCCCAAAATCGCCAACACCCACAGCCTAGTACCCACCTCCCCCTGAGGTCAGGAGCAGGGCAGCCCCAAGCAACACGAGAGCACCAGGGAGCTTCATGGTAATGGCGGCAGGTGCTCCTACCTAGCTCAGGTCCCTTCTATACCTGCCCTGGGCTGCTCAGTGGGCAGGAAGGGGCTGTGTCTGAGCCCCTCCAGACTCCTCCCAGATCACTGTGTGAAACTTCCTGGGAATGTGTCAGGGGAGATGTGTATTTTGGCAAGAGGATAAGATCCTGGTCAACAAAGGGCCCTGGCTCAGCCTGGTCCCATTTTTAGAGCTCTGCTTAAGGTCACATTTCATCTGAAGACCAAAGGAAATGATGACTAGGGCGCCAGGCAACAGGCCCCTCAACCAGGCCTCCAGGATGAGCCCTAGGACACCCTGTGAGGAAGGGAACTCTAGGTTTACTTAAAAGTCTCCCCAGTAGTCAATGTTTAGGATAGACCAGATCCCAGACACTTGGGGACGCTGCTCTGACTGTTTCTGTCCCCGCCCCATCTTTCCCTTGCTTCATGGCTCCCTTGAACCACTCTCTAACCCTGAAGTCCTCCTGCTGTTGAAGTCATCCTTCAACTTGATcttttccttgttgttgttttgttctgagacagggtctctacacaTTTCCCTGGCGTCCTGGAAaatctctgtgtagaccaggctagccttgaactcagagatccacctgcctctgcttcctgagtgctgggattaaatgtgtgctctACCAGCTAAACTGGACCTCTTATACCTCTTGttgatgtttctgttttttttttttttttttttttttaaacaggatctTTCCCAGGTTAATCTTGTGTTCATAAACCTCCTAAGAAGGGAGtggtatgtctctctctctctctttctctctctctctctctctctctctctctctctctctctctctctctctctctgtgtgtgtgtgtgtgtgtgtgtggtgaattcAGCTCTCCCTGTGGCTGGCTGTAAGCACTTTTAAAATCCATTAACAATGCCTGGTGTGGTGTCAAACACTTTCgatcctagcacacaggagacagaggcaggtagatgtctgtgagtttgaggtcagcctggtcagcacagggagttccaggccagcaagagccACTCTGTGAGACCCTGTTAATATCATCATAAGTGTGTTCATTAAGACAACTGCCTCATAGtcattttatcataactaaggaaagaTATTTCAGTGTGGAGCAGTCTGAGTCACTAATTGGCCACTGCCCGACTCTGCCTTGCTGCTCAGGTTGCCTTGTCCCTCAGAAAGGCGGCCTGACTGCCTTGGGGACAGCACCAGTCATTTTGAAGACTCCACAGGTACCTTGGGAAAACTAGAGGGAAATCTGGGCTGGTTACCCCGGCTTGGGAAAGCACAGCCTCAGTAAGGCTGTTTCAGAGTGTCTCGAAGAGTTTTGCCATTATACAATTCAACCATTTCCACCTGAGCCAGAGTGGAAGCACCTTCCTCCAGGAGCCTCGCAGAGGGGGTGCTGGGAGGCAGGCTGTGGCAGGCTGCAGTGCCCCTCTGACTATGGAGGTGGCCGCTCAGGCCACTCCCTGCGCTGGAGAcacactctcactctctcccctGGGACTGCCATTTTAGGCCTCATGAAAGGCTCTGTTGAGCCGTGACCTTCTTGCAGTACATTCAGGGGTGTGGCCTGAACAGACACTGACGGAGAAGAAGACAGCAGACATTACctcaaaggctgaggcaggggagtgACAGCTGAGTGGTCAGCAGGCAAGGAACTGGATGTGTGGTAGCTGAAGCCTCTGACAGGAGACAgggcaggaaagggaagggtcACAGCAAGCGAGGGCAGAGCAGAGTCTGAGGAAGGGCGAAAGGGTACAATCCAGAGGACGGAAACTTGAGGTCCGGTTTTCCAGAATAGGGGAGCTGTGGTGTCTTTAGACAGAGGAGCTCACCAGGGCCGAGGGCCGCGGCACTGTGAGTGCCAAGCAGGTCCCCTTCCTAACCATGAGGTTCTGGGTCTAAGCTAGTGTGAGGCCTGCTCACCAGAGGGTGCCACCTGCTGCCTGCTTCTGTCCACGCTGCGGCACAGGGATGGCAACGGAGCAGCCCAAGCCAGCAGctggagaccccccccccccacaatgTCTGTCTTTTGAGTAAAGGGATCCCAGACAGCTAACCGGGGACTCACCTGCCTCAGCCATCCACAGAAGGGATTACAGGAGGGAAGCACCAAGTCTTCATTTCCTTGGACTCTGCAGGTCACCTGACCACTCTGTGTCTCCGGAAGCTAGAACTTATCATCTACCTGACCTGTTTGTCACCTGGAGCATCTCTGCATGAGGCAGGACACCATTTGCCATAAGTGTGACTCCAGTGAGAAGCAGGGCCTCCCAATGCTCTGCCCTCAGTGGCTGATGTGCTCGCCCTTCACCTGGCTGTGAGATTTGATGATCAATCCTCAGACATCATCAAACACCATGTAAGAGGGACAGGCAGCTATGGTTGAAACTCGGCTAGGCCACACACAGCAACCCCACCTTGAGCCTTGGTGCCCCGTGTGGCAGTGCTGAGAGGCAGTGATGTGGGTGGTGACAAGCAGGCCGAGCCCTgctctagttctgactccaccagctccctcccctccccacccctcaccctgaGTCCACACAGTGCAAGCAGTGTCTAGATGTGGCTGCCCTATCTGGGGCTGTCAAGACTCCAGACCATGAACCAAATTAACCTCTTTCCACATACAGTGCTGAGTCTGGGgagtttggtcacagcaatggaacacagATTACAGCACCACAGTACACGTGGACCCTGTACATAAGAACACGCCTGGGCTCCACCACAGCTCAGGGTTCTACACCCTGTCCCCAATTCCCCAGCTCCTCTTGCATTGGCCTCTTTTGTGTCCCTTAGATGTCTAAGGGCTCAGGAGAGGAAGGCCTGTGCCACTCTGTCCCAGGGACACCACATAGGAGGTCTCCACCATGGTGGTTAGATGGGCTGCAGGGCTAGCTGGCTTCTCTCAAGTCTATAAACAAGACCTTTCTGAAGACATGAAACAACAGGATCTgcccacatagcccaggctggcctcaaactctccacaCCCTTGCCCCGCCTCCATATTCACCTTATATAAGTGCTTATGTAATTTGGCTGGTGTtcagttttaaaagtaaagacTCTAAGTGTTTTGTTCAATCAGAACTAAATAGTTTCTTGTTAAAGGCATTGACTGTCACTTTCTCTCCATCAGTAGTGACAGATGAAGTTTGCCAAGGACTTTGAAAGGCATGAGCCTTTTGACTTACTGGATGCCTGAGCCAAACAGGATCTACATCCGGTAACTGTTTTGGGAAAGAGGTGCCAAGCACTAAGACCCACTTGTGAGCTGTCCACTGTGTCCACTGTGTCCTTGTTTCGATGACCTTGCAGGTCCCAAGAGCTGCTGAGGCCCAGCTAGGCCTTTCTCTTTGAGGGAAGTATTAGGAATGGAGACAAGGGCATATTGTGGCTAAGAAGTGTCTCCTGGTGGGTGACACCTGCATCACCCTGCTAGTTTATGAGAGTTGGCCTTAGGCTTATGTAGATCTGATGGAGGTTTAGTGCCTAATCCTGCTAGTCAGAGGACACGTGACAGCTACACCTTTCCCCACTCACTGGAATCTCTCGATTGAACCATTAAGATTCTGTGACCAGATATTTCTACTGTTTTCCTACCTACTCACATTTGcctgtttttgtgtgtgggtgttcgttcttgtgtgtgtctgtgtgtgtatgtgtttgtgtgcacatgcacacatgttcatttgtgagatgtgctggctagttttatgtcatcttgacacaggGTAAAGTCACCAGAAGGAGGCAACCTCCATTAAGAAATAGCCTCCACctagcagtggtggcgcacgcctttagtcccagcacttggcagcaaaggtaggtggatctctgtgagttcggtgGCAGTCTTGTCTACTCtgaattctagaacagccagggatacacagagaaaccttgtctcaaaaaaaaaaaaaaaaaaaaaagccaagcaaaacacacaaacaacaacaacaacaacaaaaccaaaaaacaaaaaagaaaatgcctccataacttTGAattgcaggcaagcctgtaaggaagcgtcccctcacccccaccacaAGACTGGGTTTAtcttgtagccttggctgtcttggaaatcactctgtagacctggttggcctcaaactgtctcctcttcccaggtactgggattaaaggcgactAGCAGTGCCCAATGGccatgcattttcttaattacttctTGATGGGAAAGGatctgcccattgtgggtgacgGCATCCCTGGGCTTGTGGGCCTGGGTTCTGTAGGACAGCATGCTGAGGAAGCCATGGTAAACAAGCCAGTAACAGCACTCTGCATGGGctctgcgtcagctcctgcctcccggCTCCTGTCCTGCCTGAATCCTGTCCTGAATTGATGATGAATGGTgctatggaagcagaagccaaatgaaccctttcccctcagtttgcttttggtcatggtgtttcatcacaccaatagcaacaacaacctttttgtttgtttgtttgtgtttggattttgagacagggtttcgctgtcgATGcgacagtcctggaacttgcttagtagaccaggctggccttgaactcagagatccactgcctctgcatcctgagggctggaattaaaagtgtgcaccaccacgcctggctgaGCAATAGTAATCTTAACGAAGACACATGGCAGCCAGAGAGAGATAATAAAGAGCCTTCAGTCACTCTCTACCATATAAATATGCCTGATTatgtacgtgtgtgcatgtacatgtacacatacacacatactttatATGTAGATTTCTGTTCtgtaaaaggatttttttttttgttttctatgcaTGGAGATTTTGCCTGCATGAAAGTCTTACACACCGTGTGTGCAGGGCCtgtggaccccagagaagggtgTTGTATCCTgaggaactggatttacagggggttgttagctgccatgtgggtgctcagtTCTCTTAACAGCCGATCTCCTTATagtttttgacatagggtctcttcctgaacctggagcttgctaatGTGTCTAGACtctctggccagtgagccccaggggtgGACTCCCTAGGGCTGGAATTACAAGGTGCATGACTGTACCTGGCTTTCCTCATGGGTCTGGGGACTGAAACTCAGGTATTCAAGCTTACATAGCAAGTATTTTCCTAACTGGGGCAGCCCCAGCCCACCTTGCTTTTCCCTTTGGACACATGGAGCTCACACTGAAGGACTGAAGGAAGTAAACTTTCCTCCGGAGAGGAGAGGAGCCCATATAAGTACTCATGATTTCTTCTGCAAAAATAGTCTTTCATTCCTATTAATGTATCTGCCTATTCAATCATTCATGCCAGCACGGATTCATATCATATGTCACAATTATGTTATAATCCAATATGATGCTATTTAGTTTGTTATTGAAACTGTTTGATATTAGACCACGAAGAGGTAGTTTAGGCTTTCTTGTGCCAGTTTCCACAGACcttattcatatgtgtgtgtgtgtgtgtgtgtgtgtgtgtgtgtgtgtgtgtgtgtgaacatcaGAAGAAAACTAGGAGGAACTAtttctctcttccaccatgtgagttcctggatttgaactcaggtcatcaggcttagcagcaagcacctttaaatCACTAAGCTATCTCCACAGCCTTccaccctattttttttttgttaattaaagttagggaacaggcttgtttcacatgtaagtcccttctccctctcccttccctcacccccatccctcctcccccacccccaacctacccccaccccatccacctaccactccccaggcagggtagcgccctcaacaggggctctgcaaagtccaccaaatcttcctgtgctgggcctgggcccttccccatgtgtccagggcaagagtgtatcccttcacgctTCCACCCTATTTTTTCAGACAAGTTCtcctactgaacctggagctcttgTGAAATTAGTGGTAAATGCCATCACACTCTCCTCTTCACAGGGgacctggggatctgaactcaggtgctAAGGTTTGCATAATGAGCACCGTGCCATCTCCTTAGACacctgcatttgtgtgtgcgtgGTCCAATGGATTAATCCCAGGTTTTTGCAGATGCTAAAATCACTCGTGTAAGGTATCAGTGGACTAGTGACAAAATCCCAGAGCAGGAGTGACTTTGTGCTTACAGTTTGAAgggatgcagtccatcatggcggggGAGGCCTGGTGCAGGAACTCGTCTTGGTTGATCACATCAACAATGAGGAAGTAGAGAGACATGGATGCCCAACCTGATTTCTCCTTTCCACACTATCTATGCTGTCCACATAAAGTCAGACTGCCTACATCAATTAACCTGGCCTAAAAACTCCACACTGACAGagctttgtttccatggtgacgcATGCATCTATCTGAGGGAAGTAGGTTGATTTGAACTTGAGAATTTCCACACAAACAGCACTTCCTGTGGACAGTGGAGAGCTCTAGTTTATAGACAGCCAGGCCAGTGTAGCCTCTGGGTCGGTGGACATTGCAGAGTTCATGGTACAGGGACGAATCCCTCCACATGGACCCTACTCTTTGAACTGTTAGAGAGCTGCTTCCTggtagaggagagaaagacaagagCAGGACAACAGGAATGAGCTACCGTGCCAGTGAGGAGGGAATGGCAGCAGGATGCAGTTGAGGGGACAAAACACCACCAGCCCCCGAGGATACCCACATGACCTAACACACTGGGACCACCCTGGGTGCCAGTCACTAAAAGCTTCAGATGGCGTCCCCTGTCCTGAGAGGTCTAGTCCAAAGTCTACAGCAGCTAGGATGTCCAAGAAACACAGTATGGCCATCAGATGTGAAAAGTCTTAATCTCACAAAAGCAGTATTGTGGGATGTTGGCTGCCTACAGTGACAGAAACCCTCCTTGAACCCTGTGCTTTCCACCTGCAAACTGAAGAGGACATGCTTGCAGCCAGGAGAGGAAGTAGTGATGACAGTTGTGCCAGGAGAACAGGGCACTTGGCTCAGCATGTGGCTGCTTAGAAAGGTCAGTCCTAATGTCTTCTGGCAAAGCTACAACCACTTCTGTCCAGAGACTGATGACATTAGGATGTCTCCGGACATTTGTTCTTCAGAGTGGGAGGGGACCCTATGCTCACTCCCCCATGCACGAGGGACAGGAATCCACAGGCGCCAGACTCTTGCCAAAGGCATTTGGAACTCCTGGGAGGCAGGGTTGGGGTtgggagggatggggtgggagggactGGCTCAGGGAGACAGCAGCTTATAAGGCAGCAGGATCTGCTCTGAGAAGAGCATTCAGCACTCTACACCATGAAGGGGACCCTGTTTCTGCTGGCCTTGCTGGTGACCGGGGAGCTGGGCTTCCAGAAAAGTGAGAATGGGgacagggacagatggcttctcTGATCCTAGCTCACCCCATCTCACCTCCTTATGGATCTGCAGGCAGTGCAGGAGACAGATCTAAGGGGTCCCTGGAGGTCACTAGTCAGGAGTCCTACTGAAGACCCTTGAGGCTGACTGCTCTGGATGGAGAcagttggggtgggggatggggagcagGAGGTGTGGTGCGGATGCCCTGTCCTTAGCTGCATGCACAGTTGAAGCTGGGTCATGTGTGGGCTTCTGTGGAGGTCAGATATGCAGGCTGGTGCACTCATTTATCCCCTTCTGCTGAGAGTGCGTGTCTATGGAAACTGTGTGCTGTGTCTGGGAGGCAGCAGCCTCGGGAGGGCAGGACTGTGTGGAGGGTCACTTAAGACATTTGTAGATGTGGCTGGAAAATGTGAATGTCTGCTTCTCCAGCCTGGGGATCCTTTAATGATGGCTTCCTGTCTGTGTTTACAGCGGAAGCTTGTGTCCTGTTTTATGAAGTCTTTGGTGGAGTGCTCAGTGGATCCAAGACATTGTTGAACCTCTTTCTTAGCAAGTTTAACCCGACTGCCGAGGAAAGGGAGGCTTTTGAGAAACTCCAGGAATGCTACAATGAGGGAGGATTGAAAAGCAAAGCCCTGGATGCCTCAGTTGTGGTAACTTCCTCCCTACCCCATTCCCCATGCACACACGGCACAATGCTGTGTACAAGGGATCCATGTAACCAATCACGTATTCAGGGGATGAACAACAGAGCACACAGACCCGTGCCCGCCATAGCACATGTCAATGCAGCATGCCTGGTCCACAGCCAGCCTGGTGTAAGCAAGCTCCTGCAAATCACTCTCATGCTATGGGAAAACTCGGGTTGTCCCCACACTAGGGCAGGCAGGGACACAGGAGGTCCTTGCTCTGGCTGCTGCACAGGTGGGGCTCCCTCAGCTCTACTCTAAGATGTCTGAATTCTGTCTACTGGCCAGTGTGTCACCTTCTCTGGAGCCTCCCTTGACTCTACCCCCTGTCTCAGATGGagccttccactggcatcctcagaGCCAGGCCAGAACCGCCCTGCATGGCTTAgatgccaccccacccccagggagTGCCTGCAGCCGCTCACCACAGCTGCTCCTTGTTTCCCTTTGTCTCTTCTTTAAGCAAAGCTCTTGTATAGAGATGTGTCCTTTGAATAGTACAACCCTCAGGATGTTTGCATTTTAGATTTGAGTGACAGGTCCTGCAAAATCACAGTAGTACCTCCAAAAAGATTTCCTTctaacacactcacacagggGATGCATTGCTAACATGGTCACATGGCCAATGTGTGGGACAGAAGTCCTCAGGTATGGCAGACGCCATCAAAACTAACACTCAGCCATCTGTGTGGTCTCCAGACTAGTCCCCACCGTGACTTCCAGCACCTTCTCCCTTCATCCCTGCCTGGCTAGGGTGGCTTTTCTGACTTCCTCCTGACAGCTGTGGAGGAGCTCAGCTCCCTTGGGCAGAGTGTGTCGTGGAGACCTGAATCACTGCAGGGAGTTTTCTTCCCTTGGACAAGGGGCAGCCTCATCGTGGGGGACTGGGGAGCCCTGCTAAGGTTCTGCACCTCGCCTGTGACCACCTCAGACCCTCTCTGTCCTTTTGTTTTCCAGAAAACCATCACCTTCAGCCCAGAATGCAGGTATCATTTTACCACTGACGTACTAGAAAAAATTAACAGCATACTTTCCCAATTTAAAAGCCTTGCACAATGATGGCCGATGCGAGCGCCATCTTGCTGCCCcgtcctctctccctcctgaaGTTGGAATCCAGACGCCTGTCCCCTCCTTGTTCTGTCTGCTAAGCTTATTCTAATAAACACCTGCAGCTCTGCTCTGGTCTCCATGTCTGTGGCTGTGCAGGTGTCATGTGACATCTACAGAGGctctggaagacagagacagaagtgacTTGTGTGGGCACTCAGAGCAGGGTGACTGGAACTGACTGGCCAGGTAATCATGGGAAAGCCACTGCAGCCTTTTTtgttactatgtagaccaggctggccttgtacacCCAGAGGTTCACCGGTcgctgcttcctaagtgctggaattcaaggcatTTATCACCACCAGGGCAGGCTGAGTGCAGCTTTGTGACACTGTAAGGCAGAGCTGTCTCAAGGTAAATAGCATGTGAGCATCTACAGCCATCACAGGGTTGGCAGGACAGAAATGAGGAGCACAGATACTCACCTCACATGTCACAGGGCAGCTGGCTCCTTAGACATCCGTCCATAACAGTGCAGAGACTCTGAAGATGACTTGGGTGTGCTTGTTTATCAGATTCTCTTGGTCTGCTAGTGACAGTCACCATTCTTCATAGCCTGTTCCAGGACAGTGaaactacatagaaagaccccgccacaaaaacaaaaatgaaacttaatAATCAACAAAAATCTTTAATAGGGAAAAGATAGGAGTAGACGCTCATAAAGAAAAGAGAGTGTCTGGGAAGAAGATTGAAGGGATAAAGGGCCCCTTGCATtatggggacctgagttcgaatcccagAACCCAAACAAAGACAGTGTGGCCAGCATAGGTCCATAATCCCCGTGCTCCTGTccagagatgagagagacaggTGAATATCCAGAAGTCTGTCTGCAGTCCAGTGTCAGATGAccagagagacctgtctcaaacaaggtagctGAGGAGTGACACCCgagattgtcctttgacctccatgtgcacactGGGATTGTGCATGGATGCTCtctcatgtgctcacacacaaaacaccaggcaactgaaaaggaaaggaatgtcAATCAGTACAAACAGAAATCAGGAGCAGCATTAGTTCATAGAGATACAAATGACAGCACAACCAATGAGAGTGGCGAATACTGAGAAGACAGACTGAGCAGAGCAAGTGTTTGTGAGCATGCTGAGGAACCCAGGGTCTAACTGCTGGTAGCAGAGTCACACAGACAGGACACAGTGTATCAGATAAACATGCAAGTAGACTATGACCATAGAGTGCTGTGTTCACTGGTTCTCTGATGTGACAGATTGTAATGCTTCCTAAGGAAGGGCGACCACCCCTTAGAGAGACCAAATGCCCCACCAGGATCACAGCTCTCATGTGCAAACCAGTGACTCCCCAGTGTACAGACTGGCTTCAACTCTGAGCATCACGCCAGTTTTTTTCCACACCAACACCTCAGCACCAGGCGTGACTGACATCTGAAACCTGACAGGATTATTCAAACCAGGAAGTCCGAGAAGTGTTTCCTCAGCATGTGGAGTCTCAGGTCAAAGGATGAGCCCTCCTGCTCAATCCGGGTCTCTCATGCGACCAAATCACCATCCAGAGACAACCACAGTGTCCTCAGCTCCCCGCCCCGTGTCCCCTGCGCTGCCCTCCCGAGTCTGCGGCGTCTCCGCGGGGCCCCGGCTGTGGGGACGCCACACTCAGACTCAGATGGCACCAGGACGGCAGCCTGAGCACACCGGAAGTTGTGTCTGTGAGGCGCCGCGCTGAGTCTTCTGGGTAATGTAGTTCCCTCTGTCCATGGTGCTCAGTGGCCATGAGCACCACAGAGTCAGTCACTTGGGTACCTGCTGTCTGCTGTCCCCATGTTCTGGTTTCCCTCCTTCTCCTGGGGACAGACCGAGATGGTCTGGGAAAATTGC
It contains:
- the LOC113837176 gene encoding androgen-binding protein homolog produces the protein MKGTLFLLALLVTGELGFQKTEACVLFYEVFGGVLSGSKTLLNLFLSKFNPTAEEREAFEKLQECYNEGGLKSKALDASVVKTITFSPECRYHFTTDVLEKINSILSQFKSLAQ